The following coding sequences lie in one Caretta caretta isolate rCarCar2 chromosome 28, rCarCar1.hap1, whole genome shotgun sequence genomic window:
- the TMEM256 gene encoding transmembrane protein 256, with product MAGRWGRVGALSGAGAVGAAAYGAHGFRRSDRDDYQKELYETANKYHFLHSLALLAVPHCHRPLLAGALLTSGMGLFCGPLYYHAWSGDPTLNKAAPYGGSLLILGWLAMAL from the exons ATGGCGGGGCGCTGGGGCCGCGTGGGGGCgctgagcggggccggggcggtGGGGGCCGCTGCCTACGGGGCGCACG gcTTTCGGCGCAGTGACCGGGACGACTAccagaaggag CTCTACGAGACGGCCAACAAGTACCACTTCCTCCACAGCCTGGCGCTGCTGGCCGTGCCCCACTGCCACCGCCCTCTGCTG gccgGCGCGCTGCTCACCTCCGGGATGGGGCTCTTCTGTGGACCTCTGTATTACCATGCGTGGAGTGGAGACCCGACTCTCAACAAAGCGGCCCCCTACGGGGGCTCCCTCCTCATCCTCGGCTGGCTGGCGATGGCtctctga